Proteins from one Streptosporangium becharense genomic window:
- the edd gene encoding phosphogluconate dehydratase — protein MHPVIQEVTDRLIERSRPSRAAYLARLRAEAEAARLRGPARSSLGCANLAHGFAAASETDKIDLRGTVKPGVAIVSSYNDMLSAHQPYETYPAILKAAVRKAGGVAQFAGGVPAMCDGITQGRAGMELSLYSREVIAMATAIALSHDMFDASLMLGVCDKIVPGLLIGALHFGHLPAVFVPAGPMGSGLPNKVKARTRQLFAEGKVGKDELLDAEAKSYHSPGTCTFYGTANSNQVMIEVMGLHLPGATFVNPRTELREALTRAAGRRAVELTVHGEEYTPVGEVVDEKAIVNACVALLATGGSTNHTMHIVAIAAAAGIELLWDDLAALSDAVPLLTRMYPNGQADVNHFQAAGGMQVLIGELLDAGLLHGDVLTVAGRGLDHYRSAATLKDGELIWEERTEGSGDPDVLRPVSDPFSADGGIHMLDGNLGRAVSKVSAVKQEHLVIEAPAKVFDDQLELLRAFETGELDGQDFVAVIRYQGPSANGMPELHKLTPPMAVLLDRGQRVAIVTDGRMSGASGKVPAAIHLSPEAADGGPIALVRDGDPIRLDAAAGTLELLVPAEELAARTPQGAPLTDAQWVGTGRELFGAFRRAAGPAERGASVFALNGRAESLAAAAGQGRTAAPGHSPAGSAGGSR, from the coding sequence GTGCACCCCGTGATCCAAGAGGTGACCGACCGCCTGATCGAGCGCAGCCGCCCCAGCCGCGCCGCCTACCTGGCCCGGCTGCGCGCCGAGGCGGAGGCGGCCCGGCTGCGCGGCCCGGCCAGGTCCAGCCTGGGCTGCGCCAACCTCGCCCACGGCTTCGCCGCCGCGAGCGAGACCGACAAGATCGACCTGCGCGGCACGGTCAAGCCGGGCGTGGCGATCGTGTCGAGCTACAACGACATGCTGTCGGCGCACCAGCCGTACGAGACCTACCCGGCGATCCTGAAGGCGGCGGTCCGCAAGGCCGGCGGCGTCGCCCAGTTCGCCGGCGGCGTGCCCGCGATGTGCGACGGCATCACCCAGGGCCGGGCCGGCATGGAGCTGTCGCTCTACAGCCGGGAGGTCATCGCGATGGCCACCGCGATCGCGCTCTCGCACGACATGTTCGACGCGTCCCTGATGCTCGGCGTCTGCGACAAGATCGTCCCGGGTCTGCTGATCGGCGCGCTGCACTTCGGCCACCTGCCCGCAGTGTTCGTCCCGGCCGGGCCGATGGGCTCGGGCCTGCCCAACAAGGTCAAGGCCCGCACGCGGCAGCTGTTCGCCGAGGGCAAGGTCGGCAAGGACGAGCTGCTGGACGCCGAGGCCAAGTCCTACCACTCCCCCGGCACCTGCACCTTCTACGGCACCGCCAACTCCAACCAGGTCATGATCGAGGTCATGGGCCTGCACCTGCCCGGCGCGACGTTCGTCAACCCGCGGACCGAGCTGCGCGAGGCACTGACGCGGGCCGCGGGCCGGCGGGCGGTCGAGCTGACCGTGCACGGCGAGGAGTACACCCCCGTGGGCGAGGTCGTCGACGAGAAGGCGATCGTCAACGCGTGCGTGGCGCTGCTGGCCACCGGTGGTTCGACCAACCACACCATGCACATCGTCGCCATCGCGGCGGCGGCCGGCATCGAGCTGCTCTGGGACGACCTGGCCGCGCTGTCGGACGCGGTCCCGCTGCTGACCCGCATGTACCCCAACGGCCAGGCCGACGTGAACCACTTCCAGGCCGCGGGCGGCATGCAGGTGCTCATCGGGGAACTGCTCGACGCCGGGCTGCTCCACGGTGACGTGCTGACGGTCGCCGGACGCGGGCTCGACCACTACCGTTCGGCCGCCACCCTCAAGGACGGCGAGCTGATCTGGGAGGAGCGCACCGAGGGCAGCGGTGACCCGGACGTGCTTCGCCCGGTCTCCGACCCGTTCTCCGCCGACGGCGGCATCCACATGCTCGACGGCAACCTGGGCCGCGCGGTCAGCAAGGTCTCCGCGGTCAAGCAGGAGCACCTGGTCATCGAGGCGCCGGCGAAGGTCTTCGACGACCAGCTGGAGCTGCTGCGCGCCTTCGAGACGGGCGAGCTGGACGGGCAGGACTTCGTGGCGGTCATCCGCTACCAGGGCCCCAGCGCCAACGGCATGCCCGAGCTGCACAAGCTCACCCCGCCGATGGCGGTGCTCCTGGACCGCGGGCAGCGGGTGGCGATCGTCACCGACGGCCGCATGTCCGGCGCCTCCGGCAAGGTTCCCGCCGCCATCCACCTGTCGCCCGAGGCCGCCGACGGCGGCCCGATCGCGCTGGTCCGGGACGGCGATCCGATCCGTCTCGACGCCGCCGCCGGCACGCTGGAGCTGCTGGTCCCGGCCGAGGAGCTGGCCGCCCGCACCCCGCAAGGCGCGCCGCTCACCGACGCGCAGTGGGTGGGCACCGGCCGCGAGCTGTTCGGCGCCTTCCGCCGCGCGGCGGGCCCGGCCGAGCGCGGCGCGAGCGTCTTCGCCCTCAACGGCCGCGCCGAGAGCCTCGCGGCCGCCGCGGGGCAGGGCCGCACGGCCGCTCCGGGACACAGCCCCGCGGGTTCCGCCGGGGGCAGCCGGTGA
- the zwf gene encoding glucose-6-phosphate dehydrogenase codes for MSETPQPADLIVFGGTGDLSMRKLLPALYHADRDGLLAPETRIIAMSRGGLDDDDFRGKVDAEVRGFVPVDDPGVWRRFVGRLHHVTIDIGGQDPTGWRRLAGLLAGHEQRDRVFYLASPPMTFGPFCREVNRAGLVTPASRVVLEKPLGRDLASAQGINDEVGAIFHERQIYRIDHYLGKETVQNLLVLRFANAFLEPIWNSLWIDHVQITVAETVGTPGRRGYYDHAGALRDMVQNHLLQLLCLVAMEPPSRNDRESIRDEKVKILEALRPITGTEVDRFTVRGQYTAGESGGVPVPGYLDEPDSTAPTEESHRVETFAAIRAEVKNWRWAGVPFYLRTGKRMPDRRSEIVVQFKDVPHSIFPGSAPNRLVLRLQPSEGIQLHIMAKEPGAGEVALKPVPLGLSFAETFTGRVPDAYERLLLDVLAGNPTLFMRRDEVEAAWRWIDPIRSEWDAQTMPPEPYPAGTSGPAGALDLVTRSGRCWHEEGTA; via the coding sequence ATGTCCGAGACCCCGCAGCCCGCCGACCTGATCGTCTTCGGCGGCACAGGCGACCTCTCCATGCGGAAACTCCTCCCCGCGCTCTACCACGCGGACCGGGACGGGCTCCTGGCCCCCGAGACCCGGATCATCGCGATGTCCCGCGGCGGGCTCGACGACGACGACTTCCGCGGCAAGGTGGACGCGGAGGTGCGCGGCTTCGTCCCGGTCGACGACCCCGGAGTGTGGCGGCGCTTCGTCGGCCGCCTGCACCACGTGACCATCGACATCGGCGGCCAGGACCCGACGGGCTGGAGGCGGCTGGCCGGCCTGCTCGCCGGGCACGAGCAGCGGGACCGGGTGTTCTACCTCGCCAGCCCGCCCATGACGTTCGGCCCGTTCTGCCGCGAGGTGAACCGCGCGGGCCTGGTCACCCCCGCCTCACGGGTGGTGCTGGAGAAGCCCCTCGGCCGCGACCTGGCCAGTGCCCAGGGCATCAACGACGAGGTCGGCGCGATCTTCCACGAACGGCAGATCTACCGCATCGACCACTACCTGGGTAAGGAGACGGTCCAGAACCTGCTCGTGCTCCGGTTCGCCAACGCGTTCCTGGAGCCGATCTGGAACTCCCTGTGGATCGACCACGTCCAGATCACCGTCGCCGAGACCGTCGGCACGCCCGGCCGCCGCGGCTACTACGACCACGCGGGCGCGCTGCGCGACATGGTGCAGAACCACCTGCTCCAGCTGCTGTGCCTGGTGGCCATGGAGCCGCCGTCCCGCAACGACCGCGAGTCCATCCGCGACGAGAAGGTCAAGATCCTGGAGGCGCTGCGGCCCATCACCGGCACCGAGGTCGACCGCTTCACCGTCCGCGGCCAGTACACGGCCGGCGAGTCCGGCGGCGTGCCGGTCCCCGGCTACCTCGACGAACCCGACAGCACCGCACCCACCGAGGAGTCGCACCGGGTGGAGACCTTCGCCGCGATCCGGGCCGAGGTGAAGAACTGGCGCTGGGCCGGCGTGCCGTTCTACCTGCGCACCGGCAAGCGCATGCCCGACCGGCGCTCGGAGATCGTGGTGCAGTTCAAGGACGTGCCCCACTCGATCTTCCCGGGAAGCGCACCCAACCGCCTGGTGCTCCGGCTCCAGCCGAGCGAGGGCATCCAGCTGCACATCATGGCCAAGGAGCCGGGGGCGGGCGAGGTGGCGCTCAAGCCGGTCCCGCTCGGCCTGAGCTTCGCCGAGACCTTCACCGGCCGGGTGCCCGACGCCTACGAGCGGCTGCTCCTCGACGTCCTGGCCGGCAACCCGACCCTGTTCATGCGCCGGGACGAGGTCGAGGCCGCGTGGCGGTGGATCGACCCGATCCGCAGCGAGTGGGACGCGCAGACCATGCCGCCCGAGCCGTACCCCGCGGGGACCTCGGGGCCGGCCGGCGCGCTGGACCTCGTCACCCGCAGCGGCCGCTGCTGGCACGAGGAGGGCACGGCGTGA
- a CDS encoding ROK family transcriptional regulator: protein MPRRPAAALATSGEVLRLIRTGEAVTRADIGRVTGLSRPAVSLRVTELLDRELVVEDSDGPSTGGRPPTRLRFNAAGGVVLVASLGASRAQIAVCDLAGEPLARAALDIDVEEGPDIVLPLVMDTWDDLLGERPVSLVRGVGMGVPATVEFAAGRTESARIMANWTGVAIPPIIAGRFPGPVFLDNDVNVIAIGEHRAVYAGEADDLLFIKVSTRIGSGIIAGGEILRGALGAAGEIGHIPVRDGGGVLCRCGNVDCVDSVASGTAILRDLRARGHEVKTLADVVSLVRAGDAETMTVVRNAARMLGEVVATSVNLLNPSVVVLGGDVAETFQPLVSGVREVVHRRSTALSTRNLRIERSRLGPGAGITGCAHMVLDHILSPEAIDSPGTHPPRTARTHL, encoded by the coding sequence ATGCCTCGACGTCCCGCTGCCGCGCTCGCCACCAGCGGTGAGGTGCTCCGCCTCATCCGCACCGGTGAGGCCGTCACGCGCGCGGACATCGGGCGGGTGACCGGCCTGTCCCGTCCCGCCGTCTCCCTCCGCGTCACCGAGCTGCTCGACCGCGAGCTCGTCGTGGAAGACAGCGACGGCCCCTCCACCGGCGGGCGCCCGCCGACCCGGCTGCGCTTCAACGCGGCCGGGGGCGTGGTGCTGGTCGCCTCCCTCGGCGCCAGCCGGGCACAGATCGCGGTCTGCGACCTCGCCGGGGAGCCGCTGGCCCGCGCGGCCCTGGACATCGACGTGGAGGAGGGGCCCGACATCGTCCTCCCCCTGGTGATGGACACCTGGGACGACCTGCTGGGCGAGCGGCCCGTCTCCCTGGTGCGCGGGGTCGGCATGGGCGTCCCCGCGACGGTGGAGTTCGCCGCCGGCCGCACCGAGAGTGCCCGCATCATGGCCAACTGGACCGGCGTGGCCATCCCGCCGATCATCGCCGGCCGTTTCCCCGGGCCGGTCTTCCTCGACAACGACGTGAACGTCATCGCGATCGGCGAGCACCGCGCGGTCTACGCGGGCGAAGCCGACGACCTGCTGTTCATCAAGGTCTCCACCCGGATCGGCTCCGGCATCATCGCGGGCGGCGAGATCCTGCGCGGCGCGCTGGGGGCCGCGGGGGAGATCGGCCACATCCCGGTGCGCGACGGCGGGGGAGTGCTGTGCCGCTGCGGCAACGTCGACTGCGTCGACTCCGTCGCCAGCGGCACCGCGATCCTGCGCGACCTGCGAGCCCGGGGCCACGAGGTCAAAACCCTGGCCGACGTGGTGAGCCTGGTCCGGGCCGGCGACGCCGAGACCATGACCGTGGTGCGCAACGCGGCCCGGATGCTCGGCGAGGTCGTGGCCACCTCGGTCAACCTGCTCAATCCCTCGGTGGTGGTCCTCGGCGGCGACGTCGCCGAGACCTTCCAGCCGCTCGTCTCGGGGGTCCGCGAGGTCGTCCACCGCCGCTCGACCGCGCTGTCGACCCGCAACCTGCGCATCGAGCGCAGCCGCCTCGGCCCCGGCGCCGGGATCACCGGCTGCGCGCACATGGTCCTGGACCACATCCTGTCACCCGAGGCGATCGACTCCCCCGGCACCCACCCGCCCCGGACCGCCCGCACTCACCTCTGA
- a CDS encoding CsbD family protein — protein MGAEDKIANKAEELGGKVKEGAGRATDDERLEAEGRNDQAKSHLKQAGEKLKDSAEKVKDAFKS, from the coding sequence ATGGGTGCCGAGGACAAGATTGCCAACAAGGCCGAGGAACTCGGCGGCAAGGTCAAGGAAGGCGCCGGTCGCGCCACCGACGACGAGCGCCTCGAGGCGGAGGGCCGCAACGACCAGGCCAAGAGCCACCTCAAGCAGGCCGGCGAGAAGCTCAAGGACAGCGCCGAGAAGGTCAAGGACGCCTTCAAGAGCTGA
- a CDS encoding phosphotransferase family protein, giving the protein MIRRVSLPEDWEPRVRSALGGVLPGLRDAPLRPLGAGLDNVTVLLDGSIVLRLPKNDDGAESIEREARLLPELVLDLPIPRFLFTAPNPLGPGSFCGYALVPGKVLSPGQWHARGLLDLPGPVEQVARTLDAVHAFPVEKAGKLGMPTWDLRDDFAADLSSIREEVLPKLTPGEGRALLDAWEGYLEDDANFAYRPTLTHGDVSLDHLLVTGDEITGLIDFGDAEIGDPDYDLSYLWAEAGSGFVRRVQARRGLPFTGLLARKLGFWSLADPALDVLFGLREGEPELVDDALGTLRARLAAEAGEEARAEAQAAETR; this is encoded by the coding sequence ATGATCAGGAGAGTCTCACTGCCGGAAGACTGGGAGCCGAGGGTGCGCAGCGCGCTCGGCGGCGTGCTGCCCGGACTGCGGGACGCCCCGCTCCGGCCGCTGGGAGCCGGTCTGGACAACGTGACCGTGCTCCTGGACGGGTCGATCGTGCTGCGGCTGCCGAAGAACGACGACGGTGCCGAGAGCATCGAGCGGGAGGCCCGGCTGCTGCCCGAGCTCGTCCTCGACCTCCCCATCCCCCGGTTCCTGTTCACCGCACCCAACCCGCTCGGGCCCGGTTCGTTCTGCGGCTACGCCCTGGTCCCCGGCAAGGTGCTCTCCCCCGGGCAGTGGCACGCGCGGGGGCTGCTCGACCTGCCGGGGCCGGTCGAGCAGGTCGCCCGGACGCTCGACGCCGTCCACGCCTTCCCGGTGGAGAAGGCCGGGAAGCTCGGGATGCCGACGTGGGACCTGCGGGACGACTTCGCCGCCGACCTGTCGTCGATCCGCGAGGAGGTGCTCCCGAAGCTGACGCCGGGGGAGGGACGGGCGTTGCTCGACGCCTGGGAGGGCTATCTGGAGGACGACGCCAACTTCGCCTACCGTCCCACGCTGACACACGGCGACGTGAGCCTGGACCATCTGCTGGTCACCGGGGACGAGATCACCGGGCTCATCGACTTCGGCGACGCCGAGATCGGCGATCCCGACTACGACCTGTCCTACCTGTGGGCCGAGGCCGGGTCCGGGTTCGTTCGGCGGGTGCAGGCCCGGCGGGGTCTGCCGTTCACCGGCCTGCTGGCGCGCAAGCTCGGTTTCTGGAGCCTGGCCGATCCGGCGCTGGACGTGCTGTTCGGCCTTCGGGAGGGGGAACCGGAACTGGTGGACGACGCGCTCGGCACGCTCCGCGCCAGGCTCGCGGCGGAGGCGGGGGAGGAAGCGAGGGCGGAAGCTCAGGCGGCGGAAACGAGGTAG
- a CDS encoding Dyp-type peroxidase: MQESPTGSLPGREAPRPEGTGPEAPRPEGTGPEGTARRPRLSRRGLLTGGALTAVGALAACAPEKDASRLPAPGAAAARQVTGEGSPGQGTGRATAVPGGVATEPFHGAHQAGIATAPQTYGIFVGLDLLPDTDREAITRMMRLLTDDALRLTEGRPALADTEPELADLPSRLTVTFGFGPGLFTAAGLEDHRPESVAPLPSFKIDKLRKEWSGGDLLLQICADDALTLSHALRMTVKDARSFAKVRWTQRGFRRSPQTQDPGLTQRNVMGQLDGTVNPKPGTPDFDRAVWVSDGPEWLRGGTTLVLRRIRAEMETWDAVDTVGKEFTVGRRLDTGAPLTGQREHDEADFGKLNATGFPVISEQAHIRRAHVTDPGMRIFRRPYNYDEGLTEQGHSDSGLLFASYQADIARQFIPIQKRLAEADLLNEWTTPIGSAVFAIPPGCSAGGWIGETLLS; this comes from the coding sequence ATGCAGGAATCCCCCACCGGGAGCCTCCCCGGCCGGGAGGCCCCCAGGCCGGAGGGCACCGGGCCGGAGGCCCCCAGGCCGGAGGGCACCGGGCCGGAGGGCACCGCCCGGCGACCCCGGCTCAGCAGACGCGGCCTGCTCACCGGAGGAGCCCTCACCGCCGTCGGTGCCCTGGCGGCGTGCGCTCCGGAGAAGGACGCCTCCAGGCTTCCCGCACCGGGTGCCGCCGCCGCACGGCAGGTCACCGGCGAAGGATCCCCGGGGCAGGGGACGGGCCGGGCGACCGCGGTGCCCGGCGGCGTCGCGACCGAGCCCTTCCACGGTGCCCACCAGGCGGGAATCGCCACGGCACCGCAGACCTACGGGATCTTCGTCGGCCTGGATCTGCTGCCGGACACCGATCGTGAGGCGATCACCCGGATGATGCGGCTGCTCACCGACGACGCCCTGCGGCTGACCGAGGGCAGGCCCGCCCTGGCCGACACCGAGCCCGAGCTGGCCGACCTGCCCTCCCGGCTGACGGTCACCTTCGGCTTCGGTCCCGGCCTCTTCACCGCGGCCGGGCTGGAGGACCACCGCCCGGAGTCGGTGGCCCCGCTGCCCTCCTTCAAGATTGACAAGCTCAGGAAGGAGTGGAGCGGCGGTGACCTGCTGTTGCAGATCTGCGCCGACGACGCCCTGACCCTCTCCCACGCCCTGCGGATGACGGTCAAGGACGCCCGCTCGTTCGCGAAGGTGCGCTGGACCCAGCGGGGGTTCCGGCGCAGCCCGCAGACCCAGGACCCGGGGCTGACCCAGCGCAACGTGATGGGTCAGCTCGACGGGACCGTCAACCCCAAGCCGGGCACACCCGACTTCGACCGGGCGGTGTGGGTGAGCGACGGGCCCGAGTGGCTGCGCGGCGGCACCACACTGGTGCTGCGGCGCATCCGGGCGGAGATGGAGACCTGGGACGCCGTCGACACCGTCGGCAAGGAGTTCACCGTGGGCCGCCGGCTGGACACCGGCGCTCCGCTCACCGGGCAGCGGGAGCACGACGAGGCCGACTTCGGCAAGCTCAACGCGACCGGTTTCCCGGTGATCTCCGAGCAGGCCCACATCCGCCGGGCCCACGTCACCGACCCGGGGATGCGGATCTTCCGCCGCCCCTACAACTACGACGAAGGGCTCACCGAGCAGGGACACTCCGACTCCGGGCTGCTGTTCGCCTCCTACCAGGCGGACATCGCCCGGCAGTTCATCCCCATCCAGAAGAGGCTGGCCGAGGCGGACCTGCTCAACGAGTGGACGACGCCGATCGGCTCGGCGGTCTTCGCCATCCCGCCGGGCTGTTCGGCCGGCGGGTGGATCGGGGAGACCCTGCTGTCCTGA
- a CDS encoding copper chaperone PCu(A)C yields the protein MIVRRVLRTGLLAALTSVSLVACGAQESGQSTARQEPQVTASAPATAPVSGPAAAGAVLSVVDPWVKTTKKGMTAAFGTLVNNTDAEVTVVSGSTPLSPKVELHEVVESGGKMVMQPKQSGFVIPARGTHRLQPGGDHIMLMGVTEEVKPGAQVAFTLTLKDGKTLEFTAVGKDFAGGKEDYQPGHGTGGENEGGHEGNG from the coding sequence ATGATTGTTCGTCGTGTTCTCCGCACCGGTCTGCTGGCCGCGCTCACCAGCGTGTCCCTGGTGGCCTGCGGCGCCCAGGAGAGCGGGCAGTCCACCGCGCGACAGGAACCGCAGGTGACCGCCTCCGCCCCCGCGACCGCCCCCGTGTCCGGCCCGGCGGCCGCCGGCGCGGTCCTGTCGGTGGTGGACCCGTGGGTGAAGACCACCAAGAAGGGGATGACCGCGGCTTTCGGCACCCTGGTCAACAACACCGACGCCGAGGTGACGGTCGTCTCCGGCAGCACGCCGCTGTCACCGAAGGTCGAACTGCACGAGGTGGTCGAGTCCGGCGGAAAGATGGTCATGCAGCCGAAGCAGAGCGGCTTCGTGATCCCCGCCCGGGGCACGCACCGGCTCCAGCCGGGCGGCGACCACATCATGCTGATGGGCGTCACCGAGGAGGTGAAGCCCGGCGCGCAGGTCGCCTTCACCCTCACCCTCAAGGACGGCAAGACCCTGGAGTTCACCGCCGTCGGCAAGGACTTCGCCGGCGGCAAGGAGGACTACCAGCCCGGCCACGGCACGGGCGGTGAGAACGAGGGCGGCCACGAGGGCAACGGCTGA
- a CDS encoding MFS transporter, producing MFVTSSFRLARASAFAAVCSGLGVVAHVFAGGTVTAASAAGGLALAFGIALPVTGRERGVRTILSLLGGGQAALHMLFAVTCPVVGHAGAAHPHSGLLADVAMLTMHGWAVVLTALWLARGEALLWSLLRRLGARLGPVLLGEPCPAGAPLLPPSQGGPGLPRLSALRHVLHRRGPPPRRPVFLSLVPGL from the coding sequence ATGTTCGTCACGTCGTCCTTCCGCCTTGCCCGCGCCTCGGCGTTCGCCGCGGTGTGCTCGGGGCTGGGAGTGGTCGCGCACGTGTTCGCCGGTGGCACGGTCACGGCGGCGAGCGCGGCGGGCGGGCTGGCACTGGCGTTCGGGATCGCCCTTCCGGTGACCGGCCGCGAGCGTGGCGTGCGGACGATCCTCTCGCTGCTCGGCGGCGGGCAGGCGGCCCTGCACATGCTGTTCGCCGTGACCTGCCCGGTGGTGGGCCACGCCGGCGCGGCACATCCGCACTCCGGCCTGCTGGCCGACGTCGCGATGCTGACCATGCACGGCTGGGCCGTGGTGTTGACCGCCCTGTGGCTCGCCCGGGGCGAAGCCCTGCTCTGGTCCCTGCTGCGGCGCCTCGGCGCGCGGCTCGGCCCGGTGCTCCTCGGCGAACCGTGCCCCGCCGGGGCACCCCTGCTGCCCCCTTCCCAGGGCGGGCCGGGCCTTCCCCGGCTGTCCGCGCTCCGCCATGTGCTGCACCGGCGCGGCCCTCCCCCGCGGCGTCCCGTCTTCCTCTCTCTGGTCCCCGGCCTCTGA